The genome window GCGACGACGACCTCGACCCGGTCTCGCGCAACGCCGTCGCGGGCGCCGAGGCCGTCCTCTACGTCGTGACCCAGGCGGTGCGCGCCGACGACCAGCAGGCCCTGGCGTCCTTCACCGCCGCCACCGCCAGCCGGGAGGCCGGGCCGGTCAACGCCATCGCGGTGCTGAACAAGGCCGACACCATCGAGCCCGACTCGGTGTCGGAGTCCGGCGGCGACGTGTGGACCGCGGCGAAGCTGATCGCCGACAAGCAGGCCCACCTGCTCAAGCCGCGCGTCGCCGACGTGCTCCCGGTGATCGGCCTGCTCGCCGAGACCACCGAGACCGGCGGGTTCACCTCCGCCGACGCCGACGCGCTGCGCCAGCTCGCGGCGCTGGACGAGGTCACCCGCGAGACGCTGCTGATGTCGGCGGACCTGTTCACCAGCTGGGACTGCGACGTGCCCGCCGGGGTGCGGAGCCGGCTGCTGGAGCGGATGGACCTCTACGGCATCCGGCACGCGCTGGCCGCGATCGGCGCCGAGCCCGAGATCACCGCGGGCGACCTGCGCCGCAGGCTGCTGGACTCCTCCGGTCTGGCCGGGGTGATGAGCAGGCTCGACTCGGTGTTCCGCGCCCGTGCCGACGGGATCAAGGCCGCCGCCGCGCTGGCGTCGGTCACCGCCCTCGCGCACGCCTCCGGCGACCAGGGTGAACGCCAGCGCGTCCACGACGGGATCGAGGTGCTGCTCGCCAAGCCCGAAGCCCACCAGCTCCGCCTGCTGGAGGCGCTGACGCTGGTCGCCTCCGGCGCGGTGGAGATGCCCGAGGACCTCGCCGAGGAGGTCATGCGGGTCGGCAGCGCCTCCGACGTCGGCGAGCAGCTGGGGCTGCCCGGCCGCGGCAGGCAGGAGCTGACCGACTACGCGTTGGAGCGCGCGGGCTGGTGGCGCTCGTTCTCGTCGTTCGGGGCGACGCCGGCGCAGAGCCGGATCGCCCACGTCGTGCACCGCGCCTACTTCCTGATCTGGCAGCAGTTGCGGGCGCAGGGGGCGTGAGGGGATGGCCATGCGGGGTTGGTTTCGCCGGTCCGGCACTTCACCCGTCAGTGGAACCGGAGCGGCGTCCACCGCGTCGGATCCGGAGGGAGGGCCGGCCACGGCCCCGGATTCCGACTCCGAGTTGGGGGCAGACATGACCGCGGTGGACACCGACGCCCTCGCCAGCCCGCTCAACCAGGCGCTGGCCGAGCGGGCGACGCTGATCCAGCTCTGCATGTACGCCATGGACCGTGCCCGCAGCAGCGGTGTGGTGGAGCGGCTGTCCGACGGGCTGGGCGGGATCGGCGTAGTCGCGCTGCGCCCGGACGGCATGCGCTTCGACCCCGCCCACCACGAGGCGGGCGGCACCATGCCCACCGACGACCCGGCGCTGGACGGCATGATCGCCGAGACCGAGGTGCTCGGCTTCGCCGACCGCGACCGCGTGCTGCGCGCCCCGATCGTCACCGTGTACCGCCTGCACGACACCGCGCCGCGGTGATCGGAGTGCGCGAGGGGAGACGACGGCGATGAGTGCGCCGAGCCCGGGGCAGGCGGTCGCGACGGCACTGCCGCAGTTGGTCAAGCAGACCCGGGACAAGCTGTTCGCGCTGTTGCGCGAGGCCGACCCCGGGGCCGCCGAGTGGGTGGACCAGGTGCGCCGGTCCCGCCCGGCCACGCCCAGCGTGGTCGTCGTCGGCGAGACCAACCGGGGCAAGAGCTCGCTGGTCAACGCGCTCCTGGAGAGCCCGGGGATGTCCCCTGTGGACGCCGGGGTGGCGACCGCGACCTACCTGCAGTTCCAGTACGGCGAGCAGTGGGCGGGCCTGGCCTGCTATCCGGGTCAGCAGGAACCGGTCGCCTTCCCGCTCGCCGAGCTGCCAGCCTGGTCCGCGGTCGGACACGAGCTGCCCGACGGTCAGCT of Saccharopolyspora erythraea contains these proteins:
- a CDS encoding dynamin family protein; this encodes MLRTRRPARVSPLIERAVVGTGTEHQHWPGPLSSAVAALCTGLQPQVSERTAEGFREVLRRLSAPLQVAVAGRIKSGKSTLVNALIGRRVAPTDVGECTRLVTRFQYGTVDRVEVVFHDGGKQAIPFDADGGIPADLGIDLEKISHLEAYLTNAVLRDLTVIDTPGLGSLDAASVARTEELLGTRRGDDDAGDDDLDPVSRNAVAGAEAVLYVVTQAVRADDQQALASFTAATASREAGPVNAIAVLNKADTIEPDSVSESGGDVWTAAKLIADKQAHLLKPRVADVLPVIGLLAETTETGGFTSADADALRQLAALDEVTRETLLMSADLFTSWDCDVPAGVRSRLLERMDLYGIRHALAAIGAEPEITAGDLRRRLLDSSGLAGVMSRLDSVFRARADGIKAAAALASVTALAHASGDQGERQRVHDGIEVLLAKPEAHQLRLLEALTLVASGAVEMPEDLAEEVMRVGSASDVGEQLGLPGRGRQELTDYALERAGWWRSFSSFGATPAQSRIAHVVHRAYFLIWQQLRAQGA
- the grpE gene encoding nucleotide exchange factor GrpE gives rise to the protein MAMRGWFRRSGTSPVSGTGAASTASDPEGGPATAPDSDSELGADMTAVDTDALASPLNQALAERATLIQLCMYAMDRARSSGVVERLSDGLGGIGVVALRPDGMRFDPAHHEAGGTMPTDDPALDGMIAETEVLGFADRDRVLRAPIVTVYRLHDTAPR